The Nostoc sp. PCC 7524 nucleotide sequence GTATCAGTTATGGGAGCAAGTGCAAAAGATTCTTCAACTCCCGTTATCGATATTTGATCAGTTAAACGATAGAACTTTTCAGGCTGTGCTTTATACGATAAGTCTTCTACCTGATAAACCCTAAGTTCTACAACTTCTTGACAGTCAGACTGACAGTTGGGACGTTGACGCAACACCGGCAGCAGAAAAGAATTGTCGTCAGCATCTAACGCCATAGTATCGCCAACAATTTTTTTCTGGTGACTCAAACTATCCCGAATTTGCCAGAGAGTTTGGGGGTGTTCACTGTGATTCAGGGGAATTTGCGCCCAGTCTGGTAAAACACTATTCAGCCATACCACCTGTTGGGGATTGAAGATTAACAGTAGAGCAAACCAAGTAAAAGAGAAAACTAACCCAGCACCCGTGAGTAAAATCGCGATCGCTATAATTGAAGACAGCTTACTTCCCTTTTGCTGTCGGGATAGAGTTTCAGGGGAAACAGCTTTAATTACACCCACAATAGGCTGATTGTCTCCAGGAGAGTTTGGCGTTAGCTTGCGCGAGGAGCGATTGGCCATGGTAGTTCTCTGTCAATCTACAGTAGAAAGTTTTATTTGTTGTCTTTCTTTTATACTCGCGCTTTGAGTTGTTGCCTAGCATTAAGGATGTTTAAATTTTAACACTAGCCCCTATTTTCAGGTTATTTTGCGGCGGAAAATCATAAATATCCCAGTTTTGAACCCCATGCTGACGTAAGCTGTCTTCTACACGATGAATTTCTGATTCTGTGCTACTAAGGATAAGCAAATAATAACTTTGCTGGAGGCGATCGCTATAAATTCTGGCTCTGTTTTCGGGTATGCCTAAATGAACCAGCGCCCTGACTAAATTCTCATGGGCTGCTGTTCCCACTGCCACACCTCCCATGCTAGCAACTAATGCTACTCCGATAGAACCTGCTGCTAGTATCACTCCTAACGCGCCAGGCAATGCTAAACTGCTGATACCCACCAACAAACTACCCCAAGTAGTTGCTGACAGTGTATCTCCGATCGCACCTGTAGTATCTACATCTTGATTGCCAATGCGATCGCTGACTTTTACCTCACCCACCTGTTCCCTGCGTTTTCCATCTTTGGCAATTACTGAAATATTTTCTACAGGAAAGTCAGCTGCTTTTAAGTTACTAATCGCTTGTTCTAATTCTGTGGATTTAGTAAATACTCCTAAGCCAATTTTTAGATCATTCGTTGCCATATGCACCTCTATGTGGGGATTGGGAACAAATCAATTCAAAATAGTCTACGACTTCGCGTAGCGTCCCGTAGGGAAGGCTTGCGCCTACAAAATTAAAGAATGCTTGGGGATTGGTGAGTTAGGAAGAAATTCTCCCTTGTCTCCCCTCACTCCCTCATCCTCCCCCACTCCCCACTCCCTTCCTTCTAAGACATAGGTAAACCAATTCTTTGCGCTGCATCCCTTGCCATATCCCAGATATCTTGACTGGTCATCCCATCCCGAACTAACCAATTACCACTGATGCCTGTGTAATCTTGCATGGGGTCGAATACGTTGCCATCAGTCTGGGGGGCAGGTTTATGATCCTGGAAGTGGTCTTGATCTACTTGAGTTGCCATCATGCGCTCAAAGACATCGGGAGCCAAGGTTTTTTGTAAAAGCTGTAAATAAACGGCTTGACCAACTACAATTTCGCGCTGTGGTCTTTCTACTAACCCTGCGATCGCCTCAGCAACTTGTCTGGCAGGATATACAGGTGTCATAGCTTTGGTTTGACGACCTGTGTAATTAGCTGCGTGCTGAAATATGGGTGTGTCAATAGAACCAGGCAATACGGTACAAACATGAATGTCAGGCGCATTATCTAGGTACAATTCCATCCGCAATGAGTCAGAGAGTCCGCGAATGGCATACTTGCTGATAGTGTAGGGAATTGTATATGCCTGACCAGTTACGCCTACAACTGAAGACACATTAATTAAGTTACCGTTACCTTGTTCTCGGAAGTGAGGTAAGGCAGCACGCGCACCGTAAATGTATCCAAATAAATTAGTCTCAATTACCCGCCGAAAAGCTTCCATCGGTGCATCTTCAAACCGCGCAAATAAGCTGACGGCGGCATTGTTCACCCACACATCCAAGCGTCCAAAGGATTCAATGGCACGGCGTGCTAGGGCTTCCACATCAGATTCAAATGACACATTTGTTCGTACTGCTACAGCCGTTGCACCTAGATGTTCGCACTCTTGGGCAACTTCCTGTAAAGCACTTTCGCGCCTTGCTGCTAGGATTAATGTTGCCCGTTGTTTGGCAAACTCCAGGGCTGTAGCTCGACCGATGCCGCTTGAGGCACCTGTAATCACTATGACTGAACTATGTATTGGTCGTGGCATATTTTTCTCTCCTTGAGCGATACCTACAGTAGGTGTAGTCAACGCAATGATTTACAGCAAATTTCTACAGTCTTTGATGATTTATTTATCTATTTGCAGTTAATCACTGTTTTTATTTTTTAAGCTTAATTTTTTACGTAGCCAGCTATTATTTTTACTTGCAAGTAATAAGTTTTAATATTGCATAATGATTTTGTTGTTTATTACCATCCTTAGATAGAATTTATAGAATAATTTTGATTAAGTTATTAACAGAAATATTCCAGAATGCAGTAATTGCTATTGTTGGAAAAATATGTGTATGCAATTATATTAAATGCTAATTTTTATTTGCAAACATACAACTTTTGACGCATATAGCGTTTCCTAGTCTGCCGAGGTACAAATCTCTGCGTAACTCTGCGCTTTACTCCGCGCCCCTCTGCGTTTCAAAATATTATTTGTACCTCACTTAAGTGGGAACCTCTATATATTTATTCTTGCTTCTGATAGAAGTTATAGATTCGCTCATTGACCAAAGCACTTCGATGTCTCCTATACCCTATCTATCCCCAGTGCTTACTTCCAGCCAAATTTCCGCATCATCAGCTAATAATTGTTGTGCTGCTTCTAACATGGACCCAGCTATATCTTTGAGGTCTTCTCGATTGTGCAAGTATGTTTTTAATGCTTCCATTGGGTCTATGCTACTACTAGCACTCAACTCAGGAATGCGGGGACGAGCTAACTGACTGACTAATTCTGCTTGAATGGTGTAAGTATGAGCAGAACTGAGGGCAGAATGGAGAGCAGCGTTATCAATCAAATCGATTTGTTCAGAACGGAGTTTGTAAATTAGCCGTACTACTGCATCTTGCAGATCATGTTTAGCGATCGCTTTTATTAAAACACCTTGGGGTTCTTCTGCTTTCGACACATCCACTTCTAATGTGCGGAAAGTACGAACTGGTAAAGGACAAAATTCCCAGTTCACACTCCCCCGTTCCAATTCCACCATCACATAACCTTTATCTTCTTTTTCCTCACTGAAATCTACTCGTTCAATACTCCCCGGATAAATCACTGGTGGGTTATTGGATTTATTCAAGTTTTGATGGCGGTGGACGTGTCCTAAAGCCACATAATCAAAGCAAGGACGAGTCAACAAAGACAAGGGGAGAGTAAAACCTTTCCCCACAGCCAAAAAGCGTTCAGCCCCCAACGTAGCATTATCCGCCATCAAGTGAGCTAAAAGTACAGTGGGGACATCAGGATCAAGCCGCCGAATTTCCCCTTCGATAACAACTTGCAAGCGTTCTGTTAATAATTGATTGACTTCCGCCAAAGATAAATTTTCTGTTTCTTGGCGAGTCATCAGCGTGGAACGAGTCAGCCAAGGTAAGGTAATCACTTGTACTTTACCGTTGGGGGTTTGGATGTGGTGAGTTGTTAACTTATCACCGACTACAAAACCTGGTACTCCCAAGGTGCGGTAAATGTTTAAACTCGCGCCTCCCAACCCTTGGGAATGCTGATCATGATTTCCCACTAACAACACCGTCGGAATATTAGCATCTACCAATCGGCGGAATTGGCCAGCAAAAGCTTCCTGCACATAGGGCGGCGGTGTGGCATCAGGAAAAGCATCACCACCAAATAAAACTAAATCTACTGCATCATTTAATGCCCGATCAATACACAACGATAAAGTCTGAACAAAATCCTCCAGTCGCGTATTTAAACCTGTCACTGGATTAATTCTACCGTGGGAAAAACCGCTTCCCATGTGGATGTCAGAGAGATGGAGGATTTTAATCATAATTGCTAGTCCATAGTCAATAGTCCATAGTTCAAAGCAAAACTCATAACTATTAACTATCTGTACTTTTGTTTTATTGTATCGATTGCGTAAGTCATAAAACTCACCAGTTATACAATACACCTATCATTTACGGTTACGATTTATGCCTTCTTGTAATGACCAAAAATGAGGTTTATCGTAGGTGACAATACCATTACTGAGGGTTGTGAGTTGGAAGTTTGCGCCCCGGAAGTTAGTGTAGTTTAAATTAGTTTCCTTTAAGTTGGCGGCGGCCAAATTAGCACCAATCAAACCGGCGTAAGATAAGTCAGCCTTTACCAGCGATGCCAGTTGTAAATTCGCACCTATTAAAGAAGCGCCAGAAAGATTAGCAGCATCTAAGACGGCACCTTCTAGATTGGCAGACGTTAGATCGGCGTTAGCCAGATTCGCTTGAGATAAGGTTGCACCTTTCAAATTCGCCTGTCGCAAATTTGCTCCTGCTAAATTCATTGCAGATAAATTTGCGCCACTTAAATCACATCGAGGACACATACCAGATGCTTTCAACTGCTCTAGGTCTTGTTGATTGAAGGCAAAAGCCGATTGTGTTAACCCACACGCAGCTAACAGAGATATAGTAGCAATTAATGGCAATTTCATAATTTTAAGTATTATTGGGGATGACAAGTTATAATTTATTTTATTGTCACACACCTGGAACAAGTTTTTGTCAGTAAATAACGCGAATGAAGCTGTAATGAAGAACCTGTTAAAATAGTATAAATTCTGCTTATTATAGTGGTCAATTATGATTTTAGGTTTTAGAATCGAATCGTAACCAACTATACAGAACAAATTATAGTCTACCACCTATAGAAACCCCCTGATTGGCAAAAGAAATACCATCAGGGGGTATTAATTTTTGGATTTTGGTGATAGGGGGACGGGAGAAAAGGGAGACAAGGAAGATTTACTTCTAATGCCCAATGCCAAACTTAGCGCCAACCCAGCCACCGCAATCCAGGAACAATGAGATAGTAGCTGACTCCGAACCAAAAGTTGGTAAATATGCCGATGGAGCTGAAAAAGGCAACTGGTAGGGATAATTCTGACCAGAGAGGACGATCAGGAAATTGTAGGATGTTGGCAGGAAAACCTAAAAGTAGCAATGCTGCACAGCCCATTGCTGCACCAAAAGACCCAACTACGGCATAAACGATATGATGACTACGAAAACCAATACTAAGCGCCAATAAAAAAACAGCAATAGCTGTTGCTCCTACTAAACTTTCAGAGCGATCGCCTGTTAATGTGATCACTTGCCACAATAACCAGCCGAATACATAGCTGATTGTACCCATCAACGATGCTACTAAAAACCGTCGCCGTTGCCCAAAACACCCGGCAGCAGTGATGCCCCAGGCTGTCCCTACGCCTGCAACAGCAAATACTAAACTTTCTGCGCCAAATTTAGGTGGCGAGTTAGCAGCCAATTCGGGTAGCTGAGTCAAGATAAATTCGACCAAGCGATCGCCTAAACTGGTGTGATAGGCCAAAATAAATCCGGTGATTGTACCTGCGCCAGCACCCAAACCAGTGATAAACATTGCCCAAATTGTTGAGAAACAAGCTTTGATGATTTGGAATATGGTTTTAACTATCCACAAAACTATTTTGCGGACTGTCTTACCAAAGTTGCCTAAAGCTTGCTCTGTTGCTTGCAATAAGCTTTGCCATTGATGATTAACTTGAGTTAAAGCTTGCTGAAAAACGTTTGATCGTGATGATGGTTGAGTAATTTTGGTTAATCTTTTTTGAATAATTGCAGCATTGGCGGGACGCGATCGCACATCCTCCTGCACCATCTCATCTAATAAATCTGCCAACTGGGGATGCACATTCACCCGGTTACGCCACTGCAAAGCCCCTGTATCGGGATCTTCCAATTCTAAGGGATACTTGCCTGTCAGTAATTCAATCATAGTCCGACCAAGGGCATAAAAATCAGCCTCTGGCCCTACGTTTCCCCCACTTACCTGTTCTGGTGGACTGTAACCAGAAGAAAATAACCTCGTAGAACTAGACTCTTGACGTAGCCTTGCCGTTTTGACTTGTTTTGCCCCACCAAAGTCAATCAACACCAATTGTTCCCAGCCAGTTCCACCTTGAGAGGGAAGCGCCGTTGATATTGGAGTCCGCAACATCAAATTTGAGGGCTTGATATCGCGGTGAATAATTTGACGCTTATGCAATTCCTGTAAAATTTTTAGGGCTTGGATCAGCCAGTTTAGGATCAATTCCTCTGGGCATCCTTGAGGATATTTTTCTAAAATTTCCGCCAGAGTCGGCCCGTTGATTTTTTCCATTACCAAACAAGCTAGCTGACGCGGCTTAGGATTAGATACATTTACCTGAAAATGCCCATCAGCTTCGACTTTTGGCACCCCTGGATGCCGCAAACTTACTAAAACTGCTGCTTCTTGGGTGAATAATTCCAACGCCTTGGGGGAATCTTCTACCAACACCTTCAGCACTTTTTCGGATTGTGTCCTTTCATCCCAAACTGTGTATATTTGGGCGAATCCCCCCGAACCCAAGGGTTGGATCGGCACATAACGATCTAACAGCTGTAGCACCGCGCCACAGCTGTTACAAAACTTGTTACCCCAAGGTTGGGGATAGGGACGTTGACAATCAGGATTGATGCAGTGAACCGCACTTTTGCTGATGTGGGACACAACCGCTACATTACAAAGGCTGACTTGATTTTAGCGTCTATTTGGGATTGGGGAATAGGGAATAGGGACTGGGGACTGGGAACTGGGAACTGGGGATACTTCCTGTGATTTTTCTGTGTCTGTGTGGTTCAAACTGATATAGTGAGTGTCTGCTGTACTGTATAAATCAATTTTGATGCCAAGAATTGCTGCCAAAACACCATTAAAATTTGTCTCACTGTGGACTGTTGCAACTTTTGGCGGTTTTTTGGGGAGTTTGTTCTGGATTGAAATTGGTGAACGTCCAGATATTGGTGTAGCACAGGCGGCTGTGGGAGGATTAGCGATCGCACTACCTCAAAGCCTCATCCTCAAGCCAACTATCTTCGCTGGTAAGTGGATTGTCTTAACTGTAGCAGCTTGGGTGTTAATTACAGCTATGGGCTTGGGTGCAGTCGGTTGGATTGTCCCAGATGCCAAGGTACTTTACCTCCGGTTCTACTTTGGGGTGATTTATGGCGCAGTTGGGGGCTTAAGTATTGGCATAGCGCAATGGTTAGCAATTCGTCAGCCAGCATCTTGGGCTTGGCAATGGATATTAGCTAGTGCTGTCAGTTGGGCTATAGCCGTACCCATTGGTTCTGTTGTGGGCATGATTTTACATCAGCTAACACAGTTATTTTTAGCCGAAATTGCAGGGTTAGCCGTAACTTGGTTTGTGGTTGCCATCCTCACAGGTATCAATGCTTATCGATTACTTAAACCAAGTTGCTAGTTACAGTGCTGTTAGCGGTAGCGCGGCGTTAAGCAACATGGTAAGTAGAAGTCATTAGTCTAGGAATTGGGTATTGCAAAAAGATGAATTAGGGCAGGAGCGAGGATTTCCCCCTTTTCTCCCAGTCCCCAATCCCCAACCCCTCCTTAAGAAATGTAACAAAATCAATTTAGAATTTTCATTTCGTTAAGTATATGCAAAAATCTTAATAAAAGCTTAATAATAAATTTCCGTAGAATTACACTACCCTGCAAATACTTTTTAACCTTCAAATGGCAGGATTTGTTAAGCTTATTGCTATTCACTTTCTGAGATTTCTGGTAAGAATTAAAGAAAGGGGTCAATATCGTCAGCAAAAACTCACAATCATTCACTTTAGGCGCTAAAAGCATTTCTACCAGCGAAATTCCGAGATAAAGCGCCTCAAAGAGTCAGTAATACCAAACAGGGACTCTCGCATGAATATCAATTCAGTAGACTCAACCATCAAGTTGAAGGCAGAATCTCATTCTCATATTCTGTTCGGCACAGCAGTAGACGAACAAAGTAGTGGCAAACAGCTGCTACTGAGTATGTACGACTCTGTGCAGACATCTATATTCGTGGTGGATGTTCTCGAAGATGGTGATTTTTGTTATGTGGCACTCAATCCCACCCATGAGCGATGGGTAGGCATCCGCACAGAGGATTTACGGGGCAAAAAACCAGAGGATATTCTCAATGCAGTTGATGCTGCTAAGGTGCGTCAGCACTATGCAGAATGTGTGCGTTTGGGCAATACTATTTCTTACGAACAGTGTTTACAATTCCAGGGTGTCCCTACTTGGTGGAGTACAACTTTGACACCACTCAGGGATGCTAATTCTCGAATTTATCGGTTAATTGGTACAAGTAGCAATATTACTCCGGCTAAACAGGTAGCCCACGCGCAGGAAATTCAAGCAGAACGAGATCAAGTGTTGGCAACACTAAGTCAAAAAATTCATGAATCTTTAGATTTAGGTGTAATTCTCCATCAGACTGCTAAAGATTTGCGTCAGTGTTTAAATTGCGATCGCATCCTCATTTATCAGATGCAGACTAGCACAGATGGGGTAGTTATGACCGAAGCTATAGTCAGTCCTGAACTGTCACTATTAGGCAAGAACTTCCGAGATCCTTGCTTGGGTGTGCAACATCCCGAACACTCAGGGCGATGTTGTCTGCAAATTGTGCCAGATATTTACGCTAATGGGGTCAATTCTTGTCAGCAAAAATTTTTGGCAGCCTTGCCAGCGAGGGCGCATTTAGTCACACCAATCTTGCTACGACAAAACATTTGGGGACTGTTAATTGCTCAGTATTGCTATGAACCCCACCAATGGCAACAAATAGAAATTGACTTACTTGAGCAACTTGCAACCCAACTGGGGATTGCTGTACAACAATCAGAACTTCAAAACCAACTCAAACAACTGAAAAATCAACTAGAGTCCCAAAAAAAAGAACATCAAGCCCAATTACGGCAGATTCAGAAGTTTCAAGACTTAGTACGACGGATGACTGAAAAAATTCGTGATACTAAAGATGAAACTCAAATCTTAGTAGATGTAACTCAGGAGTTAGCAAATTTACTGCAACTAGAATCTTGCTATATCGAAATCTATAATCCTGATTGCACGGAAGTTATAGTTGTTTACGAGTACGCATTTGAACATTCTATCTACCAGGGATTGACTAGAAAACCGCCAGAATTGAGCGAAATTTATCAGCCGTTATTGCAAAAACAACACTTTCAATCAGTGGAAATTGTACCAGGATGGCATCCCAAGTTACTGGTAATTACTCAGTTAGCTTGTCCGATTTTTGATGAGCAAGGAATGCTGGGTAATCTTTGGCTGATCAGACCGATACAACAGATGTTTAATGAACTGGAAATTAGTCTGGTGCAAACTTTAGCCAACGAATGCG carries:
- a CDS encoding serine/threonine protein kinase, whose product is MSHISKSAVHCINPDCQRPYPQPWGNKFCNSCGAVLQLLDRYVPIQPLGSGGFAQIYTVWDERTQSEKVLKVLVEDSPKALELFTQEAAVLVSLRHPGVPKVEADGHFQVNVSNPKPRQLACLVMEKINGPTLAEILEKYPQGCPEELILNWLIQALKILQELHKRQIIHRDIKPSNLMLRTPISTALPSQGGTGWEQLVLIDFGGAKQVKTARLRQESSSTRLFSSGYSPPEQVSGGNVGPEADFYALGRTMIELLTGKYPLELEDPDTGALQWRNRVNVHPQLADLLDEMVQEDVRSRPANAAIIQKRLTKITQPSSRSNVFQQALTQVNHQWQSLLQATEQALGNFGKTVRKIVLWIVKTIFQIIKACFSTIWAMFITGLGAGAGTITGFILAYHTSLGDRLVEFILTQLPELAANSPPKFGAESLVFAVAGVGTAWGITAAGCFGQRRRFLVASLMGTISYVFGWLLWQVITLTGDRSESLVGATAIAVFLLALSIGFRSHHIVYAVVGSFGAAMGCAALLLLGFPANILQFPDRPLWSELSLPVAFFSSIGIFTNFWFGVSYYLIVPGLRWLGWR
- a CDS encoding general stress protein, with the translated sequence MATNDLKIGLGVFTKSTELEQAISNLKAADFPVENISVIAKDGKRREQVGEVKVSDRIGNQDVDTTGAIGDTLSATTWGSLLVGISSLALPGALGVILAAGSIGVALVASMGGVAVGTAAHENLVRALVHLGIPENRARIYSDRLQQSYYLLILSSTESEIHRVEDSLRQHGVQNWDIYDFPPQNNLKIGASVKI
- the sbcD gene encoding exonuclease subunit SbcD, whose amino-acid sequence is MIKILHLSDIHMGSGFSHGRINPVTGLNTRLEDFVQTLSLCIDRALNDAVDLVLFGGDAFPDATPPPYVQEAFAGQFRRLVDANIPTVLLVGNHDQHSQGLGGASLNIYRTLGVPGFVVGDKLTTHHIQTPNGKVQVITLPWLTRSTLMTRQETENLSLAEVNQLLTERLQVVIEGEIRRLDPDVPTVLLAHLMADNATLGAERFLAVGKGFTLPLSLLTRPCFDYVALGHVHRHQNLNKSNNPPVIYPGSIERVDFSEEKEDKGYVMVELERGSVNWEFCPLPVRTFRTLEVDVSKAEEPQGVLIKAIAKHDLQDAVVRLIYKLRSEQIDLIDNAALHSALSSAHTYTIQAELVSQLARPRIPELSASSSIDPMEALKTYLHNREDLKDIAGSMLEAAQQLLADDAEIWLEVSTGDR
- a CDS encoding GAF domain-containing protein; its protein translation is MNINSVDSTIKLKAESHSHILFGTAVDEQSSGKQLLLSMYDSVQTSIFVVDVLEDGDFCYVALNPTHERWVGIRTEDLRGKKPEDILNAVDAAKVRQHYAECVRLGNTISYEQCLQFQGVPTWWSTTLTPLRDANSRIYRLIGTSSNITPAKQVAHAQEIQAERDQVLATLSQKIHESLDLGVILHQTAKDLRQCLNCDRILIYQMQTSTDGVVMTEAIVSPELSLLGKNFRDPCLGVQHPEHSGRCCLQIVPDIYANGVNSCQQKFLAALPARAHLVTPILLRQNIWGLLIAQYCYEPHQWQQIEIDLLEQLATQLGIAVQQSELQNQLKQLKNQLESQKKEHQAQLRQIQKFQDLVRRMTEKIRDTKDETQILVDVTQELANLLQLESCYIEIYNPDCTEVIVVYEYAFEHSIYQGLTRKPPELSEIYQPLLQKQHFQSVEIVPGWHPKLLVITQLACPIFDEQGMLGNLWLIRPIQQMFNELEISLVQTLANECAIAMRQTRLHATRQATIKKLEEKERHTKQFLKNLSHELRTPITSISLAAQTLESLLLPDGTLDEVVPQLLQILHHECGRESKLIHDLLTLIHLEAEPETPTLITIDLQTWLPPIVESFSDLSSCQGQTLNLNIETALPPLATDIIELERILTELLSYTCKYTPPGETITVSAQTTVEALQISISNSGLEIPSHERSRIFEPFYHICKNDPWKYSGTGLEMALVKKMVRHLGGSIHVESAACQTTFIVKFPKFAKL
- a CDS encoding SDR family oxidoreductase — encoded protein: MPRPIHSSVIVITGASSGIGRATALEFAKQRATLILAARRESALQEVAQECEHLGATAVAVRTNVSFESDVEALARRAIESFGRLDVWVNNAAVSLFARFEDAPMEAFRRVIETNLFGYIYGARAALPHFREQGNGNLINVSSVVGVTGQAYTIPYTISKYAIRGLSDSLRMELYLDNAPDIHVCTVLPGSIDTPIFQHAANYTGRQTKAMTPVYPARQVAEAIAGLVERPQREIVVGQAVYLQLLQKTLAPDVFERMMATQVDQDHFQDHKPAPQTDGNVFDPMQDYTGISGNWLVRDGMTSQDIWDMARDAAQRIGLPMS
- a CDS encoding pentapeptide repeat-containing protein, which produces MKLPLIATISLLAACGLTQSAFAFNQQDLEQLKASGMCPRCDLSGANLSAMNLAGANLRQANLKGATLSQANLANADLTSANLEGAVLDAANLSGASLIGANLQLASLVKADLSYAGLIGANLAAANLKETNLNYTNFRGANFQLTTLSNGIVTYDKPHFWSLQEGINRNRK